Genomic DNA from Ruminococcus sp. OA3:
AAATATACGAACGGCAGCTGGCACATTATTTTACTGGCGGTTGCACTGCTGTATCTGCTCCTGACAGTAAAAAAGAAAAAAGAGAATATAATCTTCATTGTGTTTTCCCTGTTGTTTGCGGGACTGTATCTCTGTCCATATACGGCAGATCTGATTATGAAGAATTTTATCGGTCGATCCGTTTACTGGAGGATGTTCTGGATACTGCCATCAATCCTGATCATCGCCTATGCGGGTGCTCTGTTTTTATCCAGACTCAGGTCAAAAGGAGTACAGGCTGTTTTGCTGGCCGTCATGGTGGCTGTCATCGGCGTCACCGGGACCTGCGTTTATTTTCAGGGGCATTATACGGCAAAGACAGATCTTTATAAGCTTCCGTCCCCTACGGTGTCCGTCTGCAAGCTGATAAAAGCCGATGCCGCTGAACAGGGGATTGAGGACGTGTACGTTGTAGTGCCGAATCATCTCGTATGCTATATCCGCCAGTATGATGCGTCGTTCTATATGCCGTATGGCAGAAATGCATTCCGGCGTGAAGATCTGACCCAGACACAGGCAGGCATTTTTTCGCAGATGAGCAGTGATGAAGCTGATGCGGAAACGATCAACCACCTTCTTCGTGAGGAGGGAATCAATTATTTTGTATGGGACCGTACCGGACAGACGAGGGACGACTTTGATGCGATGGGCTATGTGGTGGTAGGAGATGTCAAGGGGCACCGTGTTTACCGTCTGGATCCGGCAGACTAAGGAAAAGAGGATTTAGAAATGGCAGGATTGAAATTGGCATTGTACCGAATGATAAAACAGAATACGCTGCTGCGGCGCGCTGCCAGGACGGCAGGGCGGGCTGTATGGAATATAGAATATAAGATGATCCGCAGGCGGTGCAGGACGGATGACAAGCTCTATGTCTTTGAATCTTATCAGGGAAGGCAGTATGCCTGCAGTCCCAGGGCAATTTATGAAGAGCTGCTGAAAAAAGAGGCCCGGGAGGGATACCGTTTCATCTGGGTATTCAGGGAGCCTGAAAAGTATTCCTGGATGCTGAAAAACCCAAACACGACGATCGTGAAACTGGGAACACGGGAATACTATGAGGCGTTTGCACGGGCGAAGTTCTGGATCGTCAATTCAAGAACCCGCCACTGCCTTGTCCCGGGGAGTGACCAGTGTTTTTTACAGACGTGGCATGGAACTCCGCTGAAAAGGCTGGGATGTGACATTATGGTGGAAGGGAACAATGTGCTTTCCTCCGCGGAGATAAAAAAGGACTATCAGAAAGAGGGCGGACGAGTGACGTACTTTTTGTCTCCCTCTTCTTTTTACACAGAAAAAATCGCGTCGGCATTCGGGCTTCGTGAGGACGACAAACACAGAAAAGTGCTGGAGCTTGGATATCCCAGAAATGATGAGTTGTTTCAGCCGGATACTGCAAAAGTGAGCGAGATAAAAAGGCAGCTGGGGATTCCGGGGGATAAGAAGGTGATCCTGTATGCCCCCACCTTCAGAGATGATCAGCACACACAGGACGGATGTGCATTTACCATGGGGTTTGAACTGGAAAACTTTTGCCGGGAGCTGGGTGATGAGTATGTTATGTTGTTCCGCACCCATTATTTTGTTACGGAACAGGTGGATCTGAGGCCGTGGAAAGGGATAATTATCGATGCGACCCGCTGGGATAATATCAATGAACTGTATCTTGTCAGTGATCTGCTGATCACGGACTATTCCAG
This window encodes:
- a CDS encoding CDP-glycerol glycerophosphotransferase family protein — translated: MAGLKLALYRMIKQNTLLRRAARTAGRAVWNIEYKMIRRRCRTDDKLYVFESYQGRQYACSPRAIYEELLKKEAREGYRFIWVFREPEKYSWMLKNPNTTIVKLGTREYYEAFARAKFWIVNSRTRHCLVPGSDQCFLQTWHGTPLKRLGCDIMVEGNNVLSSAEIKKDYQKEGGRVTYFLSPSSFYTEKIASAFGLREDDKHRKVLELGYPRNDELFQPDTAKVSEIKRQLGIPGDKKVILYAPTFRDDQHTQDGCAFTMGFELENFCRELGDEYVMLFRTHYFVTEQVDLRPWKGIIIDATRWDNINELYLVSDLLITDYSSVFFDYANLKRPVLFFMYDLEAYQENIRDFYLDIRELPGDIVSTEEELYRAVRRVYSEFAYDERYRTFHSKFNYLDGPHTSRAVIDRLHALCGTGRRG